The genomic stretch GTCATGGTGCCGCTCGCCGAGGACGAGGTCGACCGCATCGTGCGCATCGTGCGCAAGCGCGGGATCGAGTCCGTCGCGATCGTCTTCCTGCACTCGTACACCAACGACGCTCATGAGCGCCGGCTGCGCGACATCCTGCACGAGCAGCTGCCCGACCTCGAGATCTCGATCAGCTCCGAGGTGCTTCCGACGTATCGGGAGTTCGAGCGCACCGCGACCGTCGCCACGAACGCGTACCTCGCGCCCGTGATGCGCCGGTACTTCGGCGCGCTCCGCGCCGCCCTCGATGCCGAGGGTTACACGCGCGAGGCCCAGGTGATGCAGTCCAATGGCGGACTCGGCTCGATGCGCAGCGGGGCGTCGACTCCCGCCCGGCTCGTGCGCTCGGGACCGTCGGCCGGTTGCATCGCGCTCGAAGAGCTGGGGCGCAGCATCGGCGAGCCGAACATGATCGGCCTGGACATCGGCGGAACGAGCGCCGATGTGTCCATGGTCTGGCAGGGCAAGGCCAAGCTGTCGGACCGCAACGTCCCCGAGTGGGGCCTGCCGGTCCTGCTGCCGAGCATCGACATCATCTCGATCGGTGCGGGCGGTGGCTCGATCGCGCACATCGACAAGGGTGGCTCGCTGCACGTCGGTCCCGAGAGCGCCGGTGCGAATCCCGGCCCTGCGTGCTATGGGCGCGGCGGCACGAACGCGACCAGCACGGACGCACAGGCCGTGCTGGGCCGGCTCGGGAGCGAGCAGCTCGTGGGCGGAGGCTTTCCCATCGACCCCGGACTGGCCGAGCAGGCGATCGCCAGGAACGTCGCGGAGCCGCTCGGCATGGACGTCGTTCAGGCGGCCGAGGGGATCCTGCGCATCCTCACCGCGAGCATGATGCGCGCCGTCCGGCTGGTCACGATCGAGCGCGGCGCCGATCCGCGCGACTTCGTCCTCTGCGGCTTCGGCGGCAACGGTCCGATGTACACGGTCGACATCGCCCGCGAGCTGTCGATCCCGCGGGTCGTCGTGCCGCGCTTCCCCGGGGTCTTCTCGGCGTACGGCGTGCTGCGCTCAGACATCGTGTACGACGCGTCGCAGACGCTGCTGATCGCGCTCGAGCCGGAGGCCGGTCCGACCGTCGAGGGGCGACTCGACGTCCTGCGTACGCGCGTCCTCGACGAGTTCGCC from Capillimicrobium parvum encodes the following:
- a CDS encoding hydantoinase/oxoprolinase family protein, coding for MAFVGVDIGGTFTDIVRMDESGDVHIDKVPSSGDPMVLVRGITQLGVQPEELGFLGVGTTVGTNALIERKGARTALITTRGFRDLLELRRTDRQELYDLQWDLPAPLIPRCDRLEITERVSWRGEVMVPLAEDEVDRIVRIVRKRGIESVAIVFLHSYTNDAHERRLRDILHEQLPDLEISISSEVLPTYREFERTATVATNAYLAPVMRRYFGALRAALDAEGYTREAQVMQSNGGLGSMRSGASTPARLVRSGPSAGCIALEELGRSIGEPNMIGLDIGGTSADVSMVWQGKAKLSDRNVPEWGLPVLLPSIDIISIGAGGGSIAHIDKGGSLHVGPESAGANPGPACYGRGGTNATSTDAQAVLGRLGSEQLVGGGFPIDPGLAEQAIARNVAEPLGMDVVQAAEGILRILTASMMRAVRLVTIERGADPRDFVLCGFGGNGPMYTVDIARELSIPRVVVPRFPGVFSAYGVLRSDIVYDASQTLLIALEPEAGPTVEGRLDVLRTRVLDEFAQDGIDHEQVSFRYVAELRYKEQLHELAVELPDARMDAESIRRLEQDFHAGHLRTFGHSEPEDAVTLVNLKVFGTRAGGANIEPRAATQTDEPRGERSVYFGGHGFIPTAVVPRPSIGIGERVDGPALITQVDTTCVLPPGSHATCRPTGDLIVEVGA